In a single window of the Coffea eugenioides isolate CCC68of chromosome 3, Ceug_1.0, whole genome shotgun sequence genome:
- the LOC113765790 gene encoding uncharacterized protein LOC113765790 — MLIHRCVFMALVISGIAARVIYPTEGQPHRILLDTDVDTDDLFALLYLLKLNRSEFDLQAVTINTNAWTDAGHGVNQVYDLLYMMGRDDIAVGVGGEGGILEDGTILANVGGYLPLIEQGIGTAGYCRYRQAIPVGLGGRLDVDTNFGFRKGFLPQGRRKYSPLQQPTAQQVMIDKISAGPTTVFIIGAHTNFAIFLMNNPHLKRNVKHIYIMGGGVRSKNPTGCCPKNASSSCQPRQCGDQGNLFTGYTSNPYAEFNMFGDPFAAYQVIHSGIPVTLVPLDATNTIPISREFFETFEKNQHTYEAQYCFKSLKMARDTWFDDHFFTSVFMWDSFLSGVATSIMRKPHNEKGENEFAEMEYMNITVVTSNEPYGISDGSNPFFDGRKTPKFNLKKDGVHGGHVQTGLRDPFCLVKKGKGRCKDGYTTEVTGQGAVRVLVAVRAKRNRDRSSPLNREFFRSFLDVLNHPQHSGRFNITTQFPRYKEILYKPDFRGRRLGKNVVFDMDMSAGDFLALFYLLKLPVETINLKAVLVTPTGWANAATIDAVYDLLHMMGRDDIPVGLGDMFALNQSVPKSAVGDCKYNKAIPHGSGGFLDSDTLYGLARDLPRSPRRYTAENSVKFGAPRDTGHPELRQPLALEIWQSLMKTLDPGSKVTILTNGPLTTLAHIVDLGKNVTSFIEDVYIVGGHINYDNCEKGNVINVPSNEYAELNMYLDPLAARRVFDSELNITLIPLGVQRRVSTFQKVLQRLYLTKKTPEALFARNLLSKLHDLKQAHPRYQHMETFLGEILGAVVLAGDHSTLESTFEVKTVKVSAKGVESEDGRMIVSEKQGKLVKVLADVNSKAYYNLFANQLGDKNQSAIVGSFDEQRKLWSKSPI, encoded by the exons ATGTTGATACACAGATGTGTGTTTATGGCTTTGGTGATCAGTGGAATAGCTGCAAGGGTTATATACCCTACGGAGGGGCAGCCCCATCGGATTCTTTTGGATACAGACGTTGATACGGATGATTTGTTTGCTCTATTGTATCTTTTGAAGCTTAACCGATCAGAATTTGATTTGCAG GCAGTTACCATAAACACAAATGCATGGACTGATGCAGGACATGGTGTCAATCAAGTCTATGACCTTCTTTACATGATGGGACGTGATGACATTGCTGTTGGAGTGGGAGGTGAGGGTGGAATCCTTGAAGATGGTACCATACTTGCAAATGTAGGAGGATATCTTCCTCTAATTGAACAG GGGATTGGTACAGCTGGATATTGTAGATACAGGCAAGCCATTCCAGTAGGTCTTGGAGGTCGATTAGACGTCGATACGAATTTTGGCTTTCGCAAAGGTTTTCTCCCGCAG GGCAGAAGGAAATATTCACCTCTTCAGCAACCAACTGCTCAGCAAGTAATGATTGACAAAATTTCTGCCGGTCCAACAACTGTCTTTATAATTGGAGCCCATACAAATTTTGCTATTTTTCTTATGAATAATCCACATCTGAAGAGAAATGTCAAGCATATTTACATCATGGGTGGTGGTGTGAGATCAAAGAATCCAACCGGTTGCTGCCCAAAAAATGCCAGTTCATCTTGCCAACCTCGGCAATGTGGTGACCAGGGCAACTTGTTCACAGGCTACACTAGTAATCCTTATGCAGAGTTCAACATGTTTGGAGATCCCTTTGCAGCTTACCAG GTGATTCACTCTGGAATTCCAGTTACTCTTGTTCCATTAGATGCCACAAACACCATACCAATAAGTCGGGAGTTTTTTGAGACATTTGAGAAGAATCAACATACTTATGAAGCACAATACTGCTTCAAGTCCTTGAAAATGGCTCGTGATACCTGGTTTGATGATCACTTTTTCACG AGTGTTTTTATGTGGGACTCATTTTTATCTGGTGTAGCAACTTCAATTATGCGCAAGCCACACAACGAAAAAGGGGAGAATGAATTTGCCGAGATGGAGTACATGAACATCACTGTAGTTACTTCAAATGAGCCCTATGGGATATCTGATGGCTCCAATCCATTCTTTGATGGGCGtaaaacccctaaatttaactTGAAAAAAGATGGAGTTCATGGTGGCCATGTCCAGACTGGACTTCGTGATCCATTTTGCCTCGTGAAAAAGGGGAAGGGACGGTGCAAG GATGGCTATACAACAGAGGTAACTGGTCAAGGAGCAGTGCGTGTGCTTGTTGCTGTTAGAGCAAAACGTAATCGTGACAGAAGCAGCCCTCTAAACAGAGAGTTCTTTAGAAGCTTTCTTGAT GTTCTAAACCATCCTCAACACTCAGGAAGATTCAACATTACAACACAATTTCCTCGTTACAAAGAAATTCTTTACAAACCAGATTTCAGGGGAAGGAGACTTGGCAAGAATGTTGTGTTTGACATGGACATGAGTGCTGGAGACTTTCTAGCTCTTTTTTACCTCCTTAAATTACCTGTGGAAACTATCAATCTTAAG GCTGTGCTGGTTACTCCAACTGGATGGGCAAATGCGGCAACGATAGATGCTGTCTATGATTTACTGCATATGATGGGTCGTGATGACATTCCTGTTGGCCTTGGGGATATGTTTGCATTGAACCAATCTGTTCCAAAGTCTGCTGTGGGTGACTGCAAGTATAACAAGGCTATTCCTCATGGTAGTGGTGGATTTCTAGACTCAGATACTCTCTATGGATTAGCTCGTGATTTGCCACGAAGCCCTCGCAG GTATACAGCAGAAAATTCTGTCAAATTCGGTGCTCCTCGAGACACTGGTCACCCTGAGCTCAGACAACCGCTTGCACTGGAGATATGGCAGTCACTAATGAAAACTCTAGACCCAGGGTCTAAGGTTACCATTTTGACCAATGGACCACTGACTACTCTAGCACACATTGTTGATTTGGGCAAGAATGTAACCTCTTTTATTGAG GATGTATACATTGTTGGAGGCCACATCAATTATGATAACTGTGAGAAAGGAAATGTCATCAATGTCCCATCCAATGAATACGCAGAACTGAATATGTATCTTGATCCATTGGCTGCAAGGAGAGTTTTTGATTCAGAACTTAATATCACCCTTATTCCACTTGGAGTTCAGCGTAGAGTCAGCACGTTCCAGAAAGTTTTGCAAAGACTCTACCTCACCAAGAAGACCCCTGAGGCATTGTTTGCCAGGAATTTACTCTCTAAGTTACATGACTTGAAACAGGCACATCCTAGATACCAGCATATG GAAACATTTCTGGGGGAAATTCTTGGTGCAGTTGTTCTTGCGGGTGATCATTCAACATTGGAATCAACATTCGAAGTGAAGACTGTCAAGGTCTCTGCAAAAGGCGTTGAATCCGAAGATGGACGAATGATAGTTAGTGAAAAACAAGGGAAATTGGTTAAAGTACTAGCAGATGTGAATTCAAAGGCTTATTATAACCTTTTTGCGAATCAACTTGGTGATAAAAACCAGTCTGCTATAGTTGGAAGCTTTGATGAACAGAGAAAATTGTGGAGTAAATCACCAATATAG
- the LOC113765555 gene encoding histidine-containing phosphotransfer protein 1 yields MEVGQLQKSFVDYTASLFREGFLDGQFSQLQQLQDESNPDFVVEVVSLFFEDSDKLLNDLTRALDQQNIDFKKVDAHVHQLKGSSSSIGAQRVKNACVAFRNFCEEQNVEACLRCLHQVKQEYLLVRSKLETLFTLEQQIITAGGAIPMME; encoded by the exons ATGGAGGTTGGTCAATTGCAGAAAAGCTTTGTGGATTACACTGCATCTTTGTTTCGGGAG GGCTTCTTGGATGGTCAGTTTAGTCAGCTTCAGCAACTGCAAGATGAGAGCAACCCGGACTTCGTTGTTGAAGTGGTGTCTCTTTTCTTTGAAGATTCTGACAAGCTTCTCAATGATCTCACCAGGGCTCT GGATCAGCAAAATATAGATTTCAAGAAGGTCGATGCCCATGTTCATCAGCTTAAGGGCAGCAGCTCCAG CATAGGTGCTCAGAGAGTAAAAAATGCCTGCGTTGCTTTTCGCAATTTTTGTGAAGAACAGAATGTTGAAGC GTGCTTAAGATGCTTGCATCAAGTAAAGCAAGAGTATCTCCTGGTGAGGAGCAAGCTTGAGACTTTATTCACG CTGGAGCAGCAGATTATCACGGCAGGGGGAGCTATTCCCATGATGGAATGA